The genomic stretch CACGATCAGAAAGCCCGCCGATACGATCAGCAGCCCGACGGCCACCGATACGCCGGAAAACAGCACAAGAATGGTCATGACCGCGACCAGCGCGCCCAGCAGAAGAGGGTCCATTATTCAGCCTCCAGTCCAAAGGGCGTGTCGACACCGATCAACACCGCAATGAAATCAGCGATCAGTTGCAACAGGAACAGGCCAAAGCCCACGGGCAGGGCCAGATAGGGAATCCACAGGCGCACACCCCAGACGGTGTCCGACTTCCAGCCACGCTCGAAGGCATAGTGCCAATAGTCGAACCCGTACCACAGCATCACCGCAACGATGACGATGGACAGAACCGATGTGACCACGGCAAGGCCAAACCGCAGGCGGGCGGGCAACAACAGCGGGATCAGGTCCACATTCACATGGCCGCGCAGCCGCTGGACATAGGGCAGGCCGATCAGGGTGGCCGCGACAGCCAGATAGACCACGGCTTCGGTCTGCCATATGGTCGACCCGTTCAGCACAAAGCGGATAAAGATCATCTGACAGGTGATGAAGACCGCAGCGACGATCATCGCTGCCGAACACCAGCCCGCAAAGGTCGAAATCGCAGCAACAGCGCGCAGAAATGGGTTGTCGCCCGTGCGTGCAACGCGCCCGCTTGTGTCATGGCCAGCCATAAAGCCCCCGCTTGAATGTATTGGAAAATGTGGGTGCGGGGCGCACAAGACGCGCCCCGCTCGCCTCGGTTATTCGACGGCCAGCGCCATATCCAGCAACGCCTGCCCGTCGGGCACCTCTTCGACAAAGGCCTTGTACGAGGTTTCTTGTGCCAATGCGCGCCATGCGTCGAAATCGGCCGCGCTCATCGCCGCAATCTCGACACCCGCCTCTTTGAACACGCGTGCCGATTCAGCGTCTTCTTTCTTGGCTTCTTCCAGATAGAATTCCTGCGCTTTTGCGGCTCCTGCCAGCAGGGCGGCCTGTTGCGCTTCGGTCAGGCTTTCGAACTTGGATTTGTTCATCAGCAGCGGCTGGTACATGAACCACAAGGCCACGTCGCCCGCAGGCGTATAGCATTTGACCTGCTCGTAAATGCGATAGGACACAAAAGACGAAGACGAAGTATTCGCCGCATTCAGCACACCGGTTTGCATCGCGTTGTAGATCTCGGACGAGGCCATCGAGGCAATTGACGCACCTGCGCCGGCCAGCATCTGTTCAAACGCCTTGCCCGCCGCGCGGGTTTGCAGGCCGGCGACATCTTCGGGTTTGGTGATGCATTTGTCTGCCCCGGCAAAACCACCGGCCAGATAGCCGTGCACCAGCACCATCACGTCATCCTCTGCCATCTTGGCTTCAAGCGCTTCCATAAAGGGGCTCTCGCTCAGACGGGCGGCGTGATCGTGGTTTTTGACCAGACCGGGCATCAGGGTCAGGTTATAGGCCGGCTGCTGGCCACCTGCATAGCTGAGGGGCAGCACGGTCATGTCCAGCTGGCCACGGCTTAGCGGCTTGTACTGCTCGCGCGGTTTGAACAGCGATTTCGAGCCGAAAATCTTGATGTCCAGATCGACGTCAGCGGCAGCGACCTCGTCGGCAACGATCTGTGCCACCTTGTGACGCACATCCTGATTGGACCATTGGTGCGACAGACGCAGTTCGGTTGCGTTTGCCATCCCGGCCACGCCAACCAGCGCCGATACCGCCAGCACATTCTTGAAAATAGTTTTCATTTTATCCTCCCAATTGCGCACCTCTCCCGTGGCACGACATGCCTCAGGGTTAACAATTGAGGTCTGTCAGTCAAGTTTTGTATACAAAATAACCTCTATTGAGTTTTTATCGGCCCTGTGGCATTTGAAAATAATGGAAACACGCCGCGCCGACACCATCGCCCAAGAGCTTGAAGAGCTGATTTTCAACGGTACCTACGCCGATGGCGACCGGCTGGACGAAGTGCGGATTTCCGAGAATTTCGGCGTGTCGCGCACGCCGCTGCGCGAGGCCTTTCAACGGCTGGCACTGTCCGGTCTGGTCGAGCTGATCCCGCGGCGCGGGGCTTTCGTGCGCCAGCCTGGTCCGGTCGAGCTGATTGAAATGTTCGAAGTGATGGCCGAGCTTGAGGCCGCTTGCGGTCGGCTGGCCGCGCGACGGATCACCGACGAAGCGCTGGAAGACTTGCGCGAAGCGAACCGCAAGTGCAGCGCCGCCGTCGTTGCGCGCGATGTCGACACCTATTACGTCGAGAACGAGCGTTTTCACCAAATCATCTATCGCCAGTCCGGCAACAGTTTTCTGGAACAAGAAGCGCTGCGCCTGCACAAGCGTCTGAAACCGTTCCGCCGCCACCAACTGAACCTGCGGGGGCGTATGGATCAATCGATGGCAGAGCATCAGGCCATCGTCAGCGCACTTGCAGGCAATGACGCGACCTTGTGCGCGGACAGCCTGCGCAACCATGTCGCGGTGCAGGGCGAAAAGTTCCACTTTCTGATGTCGTCGCTGCAAAATCCGGCCAAGTCCAAGACAGGGTGAAAAGCAGGGGCCTGAGCTTAGGTCACCGACTCATAAGTTCGCAACCAGATCCTGATTGACGCGAGTTGTATGGATGCGAGGAAATTATCATCGCGTT from Pseudosulfitobacter sp. DSM 107133 encodes the following:
- a CDS encoding TRAP transporter small permease, with amino-acid sequence MAGHDTSGRVARTGDNPFLRAVAAISTFAGWCSAAMIVAAVFITCQMIFIRFVLNGSTIWQTEAVVYLAVAATLIGLPYVQRLRGHVNVDLIPLLLPARLRFGLAVVTSVLSIVIVAVMLWYGFDYWHYAFERGWKSDTVWGVRLWIPYLALPVGFGLFLLQLIADFIAVLIGVDTPFGLEAE
- the dctP gene encoding TRAP transporter substrate-binding protein DctP, translating into MKTIFKNVLAVSALVGVAGMANATELRLSHQWSNQDVRHKVAQIVADEVAAADVDLDIKIFGSKSLFKPREQYKPLSRGQLDMTVLPLSYAGGQQPAYNLTLMPGLVKNHDHAARLSESPFMEALEAKMAEDDVMVLVHGYLAGGFAGADKCITKPEDVAGLQTRAAGKAFEQMLAGAGASIASMASSEIYNAMQTGVLNAANTSSSSFVSYRIYEQVKCYTPAGDVALWFMYQPLLMNKSKFESLTEAQQAALLAGAAKAQEFYLEEAKKEDAESARVFKEAGVEIAAMSAADFDAWRALAQETSYKAFVEEVPDGQALLDMALAVE
- a CDS encoding GntR family transcriptional regulator — protein: METRRADTIAQELEELIFNGTYADGDRLDEVRISENFGVSRTPLREAFQRLALSGLVELIPRRGAFVRQPGPVELIEMFEVMAELEAACGRLAARRITDEALEDLREANRKCSAAVVARDVDTYYVENERFHQIIYRQSGNSFLEQEALRLHKRLKPFRRHQLNLRGRMDQSMAEHQAIVSALAGNDATLCADSLRNHVAVQGEKFHFLMSSLQNPAKSKTG